The following coding sequences are from one Achromobacter sp. B7 window:
- the aroB gene encoding 3-dehydroquinate synthase: protein MNVVDVDTPGGSYPIHIGPGRLDALDQCIPADATAIAVVTNPTVAALYGERAEAALARTGKRVLRIELPDGEAYKDWQSLNLIFDALLTHRLDRRCVLVALGGGVIGDMTGFAAAVYMRGVRFVQVPTTLLAQVDSSVGGKTAVNHPLGKNMIGAFYQPVAVEIDTNVLNTLPAREVSAGLAEVIKYGLILDPDFWTWCEDNVQKLRALDPQAVAYAIRRSCELKAQVVGKDERESGLRAILNLGHTFGHAIESGLGYGAWLHGEAVGCGMVQAAELSADVAGFQRADVERVRALVAAIGCPVVAPDLGADRWLDLMQVDKKTEGGSIRYVLMPRIGQALMRAAPDEAVRAVLFRTTQ from the coding sequence ATGAACGTTGTTGACGTCGACACCCCGGGCGGAAGCTATCCGATCCACATCGGCCCCGGCCGCCTTGATGCCCTGGACCAGTGCATTCCCGCCGACGCCACCGCGATTGCGGTCGTGACCAACCCCACGGTGGCCGCCCTGTACGGCGAGCGTGCCGAGGCCGCGTTGGCCCGCACGGGCAAGCGCGTGCTGCGCATTGAACTGCCTGATGGCGAGGCCTATAAAGACTGGCAATCGCTGAACCTGATTTTTGACGCCTTGCTGACGCATCGCCTGGACCGCCGCTGCGTGCTGGTGGCGCTGGGCGGCGGCGTCATCGGCGACATGACCGGGTTCGCCGCCGCCGTCTACATGCGCGGCGTGCGCTTCGTGCAAGTGCCCACGACGCTGCTAGCCCAGGTGGATTCGTCGGTAGGCGGCAAGACCGCCGTGAACCATCCGCTGGGCAAGAACATGATCGGCGCGTTCTATCAGCCGGTGGCTGTCGAAATCGACACCAACGTGCTGAACACCTTGCCCGCGCGCGAAGTGTCCGCCGGCTTGGCCGAAGTCATCAAGTACGGCCTGATCCTGGACCCGGACTTCTGGACCTGGTGCGAAGACAACGTGCAAAAACTGCGCGCGCTGGATCCGCAGGCCGTCGCCTACGCCATTCGCCGCTCTTGCGAACTGAAGGCGCAGGTAGTCGGCAAGGATGAACGCGAATCCGGCCTGCGCGCCATCCTGAACCTGGGCCACACCTTTGGCCACGCCATTGAATCGGGGCTGGGCTACGGCGCCTGGCTGCATGGCGAGGCCGTCGGTTGCGGCATGGTGCAGGCGGCTGAGTTGTCGGCCGATGTGGCCGGTTTCCAGCGAGCCGACGTGGAACGCGTGCGCGCGCTGGTGGCGGCTATCGGCTGCCCCGTGGTGGCGCCCGATCTGGGCGCCGACCGCTGGCTGGACCTGATGCAGGTCGACAAGAAAACCGAAGGCGGCTCGATTCGCTATGTGCTCATGCCGCGCATAGGCCAAGCGCTGATGCGCGCGGCCCCGGATGAGGCGGTGCGCGCCGTCTTGTTCCGAACCACCCAGTAA
- a CDS encoding shikimate kinase, which yields MNFSAHSCPEADPDPAPSDQGPDHVPCAIECTGKTVPLPHDLPVFLVGMMGAGKTTIGRSLARALGREFMDLDHELEARCGVRVPVIFEIEGEAGFRRRESAALEECTQRRNIILATGGGAILASENRQRLRERGIVIYLRASVDELFRRTCRDRNRPLLATADPRGTLRDLMTLREPLYKEVADLVVETGAMPIHTLVKALLPQLQAFEKRI from the coding sequence ATGAACTTTTCCGCCCACTCATGTCCGGAGGCTGACCCGGACCCAGCGCCCTCCGACCAGGGGCCTGACCACGTGCCTTGCGCCATCGAGTGCACAGGCAAGACCGTGCCATTGCCGCATGACCTGCCCGTGTTCCTGGTGGGAATGATGGGCGCGGGCAAGACCACCATAGGCCGAAGCCTGGCGCGTGCGCTGGGGCGCGAGTTTATGGATCTGGATCATGAGCTCGAGGCGCGTTGCGGCGTTCGGGTGCCGGTTATCTTCGAAATCGAGGGCGAAGCCGGTTTTCGTCGCCGAGAGTCCGCCGCCTTGGAGGAGTGTACCCAACGGCGCAACATTATTCTTGCTACCGGTGGCGGCGCCATCCTGGCAAGTGAAAACCGCCAACGCCTGCGCGAGCGCGGAATCGTCATCTATTTACGGGCCAGCGTGGACGAATTGTTCCGCCGTACCTGCCGCGACCGCAACCGCCCGTTGCTGGCCACCGCCGACCCGCGCGGCACCCTGCGGGATCTGATGACCCTGCGGGAACCCCTCTATAAAGAAGTCGCCGACCTGGTCGTGGAAACCGGGGCCATGCCCATTCACACGCTGGTCAAGGCGCTGCTGCCGCAATTACAAGCCTTCGAGAAGCGCATATGA
- a CDS encoding penicillin-binding protein 1A, with amino-acid sequence MSKPQNSSKKDKPAKSGSPILRFFVKTGILFAGLFLCGVLLAGMALALAWPNLPDLNAMTDYRPRVPLRVYTADRVLIGEFGEERRNVLRFNEIPDVMKSAVLAAEDDRFYQHGGIDWTGVVRAGLTNLINMSKTQGASTITMQVARNFYLSSEKTYSRKFYELLLTFKIESELTKDQILELYMNQIYLGHRAYGFAAASRTYFGKPLSEVTPAEAAMLAGIPKAPSRFNPISNRPRAELRQRYVLGRMQSLGYLTEPEYKQAMAQPIIMKSAEGTPAGGYSIHGEYVAELARQLLYNVYQDNVYSRGINIYTTVQSKDQEAAYRAVREGVLEYTRRAPYPGPEEQLDLPPGTENNPAALDEFLDGVFDKFSDSGDLLTALVLSASPTEVKLARSSREIITVTDKKVLGVVARALNDKAKPEQRIKRGSVVYIRKFGDNWEIINLPSVQAAFVALSPQDGAIRAMVGGFDFYRGNFNRVTQAWRQPGSNIKPFIYAASLERGLTPATQISDQPFELTAAQTGSKAWNPKNYGNQYEPMLTLRQGLYKSKNMVSIRILQAIGPQYAQDYLTRFGFDKARQPAVLPLALGAGSVTPLQLAGAFSVFANGGYRVTPYLIDRVTDSSGKVIMQSKPVVAGDAAARAIDPRTAWVMDDILRGVATYGTAARARALLKRNDIAGKTGTTNESVDAWFSGYTPNLVATAWLGFDQPKSLGSRETGGGVAMPIWVDYMQDVLKGVPEEKPRPRPDGLIVENGEFYFSEFPPGQAVARLGLAEADTLGEFLNGLGGSSSPDTKIKVAPGVGTQNAAPWSQKIPF; translated from the coding sequence ATGAGCAAGCCCCAGAATTCCTCCAAGAAAGACAAGCCCGCCAAGAGCGGCTCCCCGATCCTGCGATTCTTCGTAAAAACCGGCATCCTCTTTGCCGGCCTGTTCCTGTGCGGCGTATTGCTGGCCGGAATGGCGCTGGCGCTGGCCTGGCCGAACCTGCCCGACCTGAACGCCATGACGGACTACCGCCCGCGGGTGCCGCTGCGCGTGTACACGGCCGACCGCGTGCTGATCGGGGAATTTGGCGAAGAACGCCGCAACGTGCTGCGTTTCAATGAAATCCCCGACGTCATGAAGTCGGCGGTGCTGGCGGCCGAAGACGACCGCTTCTACCAGCACGGCGGTATCGACTGGACGGGCGTGGTGCGGGCGGGCCTGACCAACCTGATCAACATGTCCAAGACGCAGGGCGCCAGCACGATCACGATGCAGGTGGCGCGTAACTTCTACCTGTCGTCGGAAAAGACCTATTCGCGCAAGTTCTACGAACTGCTGCTGACGTTCAAGATTGAGTCCGAGCTGACCAAGGACCAGATCCTTGAGCTCTATATGAACCAGATCTACCTGGGTCACCGCGCCTACGGTTTCGCCGCCGCGTCGCGCACGTACTTCGGCAAGCCCTTGTCCGAAGTGACCCCGGCCGAAGCCGCCATGCTGGCCGGCATCCCGAAGGCGCCTTCGCGCTTCAACCCGATTTCGAACCGCCCCCGCGCCGAACTGCGCCAGCGTTACGTGCTGGGCCGGATGCAGTCGCTGGGCTATCTGACCGAGCCGGAATACAAGCAGGCGATGGCGCAGCCCATCATCATGAAGTCGGCGGAAGGCACGCCGGCGGGCGGCTATTCGATTCACGGCGAATACGTGGCGGAATTGGCACGCCAGCTGCTCTACAACGTCTACCAGGACAACGTCTATTCGCGCGGCATCAACATCTACACCACCGTGCAGTCCAAGGACCAGGAAGCCGCGTATCGCGCCGTGCGCGAAGGCGTGCTGGAATACACGCGTCGCGCGCCCTACCCCGGCCCCGAAGAGCAACTGGACCTGCCCCCGGGCACCGAAAACAATCCGGCCGCGCTGGATGAATTCCTGGACGGCGTGTTCGACAAATTCAGCGATAGCGGCGACCTGTTGACCGCCCTGGTGTTGTCGGCCAGCCCCACCGAAGTGAAGCTGGCGCGCAGCTCGCGCGAGATCATCACCGTCACCGACAAGAAGGTGCTGGGCGTCGTCGCCCGCGCGCTCAATGACAAGGCCAAGCCCGAACAGCGCATCAAGCGCGGCTCGGTGGTCTACATCCGCAAGTTCGGCGACAACTGGGAAATCATCAACCTGCCGTCGGTGCAGGCCGCCTTCGTCGCCTTGTCGCCGCAAGATGGCGCCATCCGCGCGATGGTCGGCGGTTTCGATTTCTATCGCGGCAATTTCAACCGTGTAACGCAAGCGTGGCGCCAGCCGGGCTCGAACATCAAGCCGTTCATCTACGCGGCCTCCCTGGAGCGCGGCCTGACGCCCGCCACGCAGATTTCCGACCAGCCGTTCGAACTGACGGCGGCGCAAACCGGCTCGAAGGCCTGGAACCCCAAGAACTACGGCAATCAGTACGAGCCCATGCTGACCTTGCGCCAGGGCCTGTACAAGTCCAAGAACATGGTGTCGATCCGCATCCTGCAAGCCATTGGCCCGCAGTACGCACAGGACTACCTGACCCGCTTCGGCTTCGACAAGGCACGCCAACCGGCCGTGCTGCCGCTGGCCCTGGGTGCAGGCAGTGTCACGCCGCTGCAACTGGCCGGCGCGTTCTCGGTATTCGCCAACGGCGGCTACCGCGTCACGCCCTACCTGATCGACCGCGTCACCGACAGCAGCGGCAAGGTCATCATGCAGTCCAAGCCCGTGGTGGCCGGCGACGCGGCTGCCCGCGCCATCGACCCGCGCACCGCCTGGGTCATGGACGACATCCTGCGCGGCGTGGCCACCTACGGCACGGCCGCGCGCGCCCGCGCACTGCTCAAGCGCAACGACATCGCCGGCAAGACCGGCACCACCAACGAATCCGTGGACGCCTGGTTCTCGGGCTACACACCGAACCTGGTGGCAACGGCGTGGCTGGGCTTTGACCAGCCCAAATCGCTGGGCTCGCGCGAGACCGGTGGCGGCGTCGCCATGCCGATCTGGGTCGACTACATGCAAGACGTGCTCAAGGGCGTGCCGGAAGAAAAGCCGCGCCCCCGCCCCGATGGCCTGATCGTGGAAAACGGCGAGTTCTACTTCTCTGAATTCCCGCCCGGACAGGCCGTGGCCCGTCTGGGGTTGGCCGAAGCCGACACCCTGGGCGAGTTCCTGAACGGCCTGGGCGGCAGCAGCAGCCCGGATACGAAGATCAAGGTGGCGCCGGGCGTGGGAACGCAAAACGCGGCTCCGTGGTCGCAGAAGATCCCGTTCTGA
- a CDS encoding ABC transporter ATP-binding protein, with protein sequence MNNSTMPVLQVQNLSVTLVGTPADEPRHVVEGISFDIHAGETLCVVGESGSGKSVTSFSVMGLLAPDALRPSAGRILLDGEDVLACTPERLRELRATRMSMVFQEPMTALNPVRTVGWQIDEVLRTHSAMDAASRKRKILDMLESVRLPEVERIYQSYPHQLSGGQRQRIVICMALILNPKLLIADEPTTALDVTIQKQILALILELQKSHNTAVLFITHDFGVVAEIADRIAVMNRGKLVEVGTRDEVLARPKEAYTRMLVSSVPGLAPSARQAPEGEPVLVVNGLQKTYNERGFFKAKRAVHAVRDVSFTLRKKEIVGIVGESGSGKSTLARCIARLIDPSSGSVRLDGTEIATASKRQFHPVRKRIQVVFQDPYRSLNARIRVGDSIIEGMRNFGVPQDEAQARAIELLDIVGLGADTMERYPHQFSGGQRQRICIARALALRPDILIADEAVSALDVSVQAQVLELIEDIRARTDTAVLFITHDLRVAAQICNSIVVMKSGQIVEAGEAAAVLTRPQDGYTRQLLDAAPGRHWDFKRFRPAQAALQ encoded by the coding sequence ATGAACAATTCCACAATGCCCGTGCTGCAAGTGCAGAATCTGTCGGTGACGCTCGTCGGCACGCCGGCGGATGAGCCGCGCCACGTGGTCGAAGGCATCAGCTTCGACATACACGCCGGCGAAACACTGTGTGTGGTCGGAGAGTCCGGATCGGGCAAATCCGTCACGTCGTTTTCGGTAATGGGCCTGTTGGCGCCGGATGCGCTGCGGCCCAGCGCGGGCCGCATTCTGCTTGACGGCGAAGACGTGCTGGCGTGCACGCCGGAGCGTCTGCGTGAGCTGCGCGCCACCCGCATGTCCATGGTCTTCCAGGAGCCCATGACGGCGCTCAATCCGGTGCGCACGGTTGGCTGGCAGATCGACGAGGTACTGCGCACCCATAGCGCGATGGACGCGGCCTCGCGCAAGCGCAAAATCCTGGACATGCTGGAATCGGTGCGCTTGCCTGAGGTGGAACGTATCTACCAGTCCTATCCACATCAGCTTTCCGGCGGACAGCGCCAGCGCATCGTCATCTGCATGGCGCTGATCCTGAACCCCAAGCTGCTGATTGCCGACGAGCCCACCACCGCGCTGGACGTGACCATCCAGAAGCAGATCCTGGCGTTGATACTGGAACTGCAGAAGTCGCACAACACCGCGGTGCTGTTCATCACGCACGACTTTGGCGTGGTGGCGGAAATCGCGGATCGTATTGCGGTGATGAACCGCGGAAAGCTGGTCGAGGTGGGGACGCGCGATGAGGTGCTGGCGCGTCCGAAAGAGGCTTATACGCGCATGTTGGTGTCATCGGTGCCGGGCCTTGCGCCGTCCGCTCGGCAGGCGCCCGAAGGCGAACCTGTGCTGGTGGTCAACGGTCTGCAAAAAACCTACAACGAGCGCGGCTTCTTCAAGGCAAAGCGCGCGGTGCACGCCGTGCGCGACGTCAGCTTCACACTGCGCAAGAAAGAGATCGTCGGCATCGTGGGCGAGTCGGGGTCCGGCAAGTCCACGCTGGCGCGCTGCATCGCTCGCTTGATCGATCCCAGTTCCGGCAGCGTGCGTCTGGACGGCACCGAGATCGCCACGGCCAGCAAACGGCAATTCCATCCTGTGCGCAAGCGCATCCAGGTGGTGTTCCAGGACCCGTACCGGTCGCTGAATGCGCGCATTCGCGTGGGCGATTCCATCATCGAGGGCATGCGCAACTTCGGTGTGCCGCAAGATGAGGCGCAAGCGAGGGCGATCGAACTGCTGGATATTGTCGGGCTGGGCGCGGACACCATGGAGCGCTATCCGCATCAGTTCTCGGGCGGGCAGCGCCAGCGCATCTGCATTGCGCGCGCGTTGGCGCTGCGGCCCGACATCCTGATCGCCGACGAGGCGGTTTCGGCGCTGGATGTGTCGGTGCAAGCACAGGTGCTGGAACTGATCGAAGACATACGTGCCCGCACTGACACCGCGGTGCTGTTCATCACACACGACCTGCGCGTGGCGGCGCAGATATGCAATTCGATCGTCGTGATGAAGTCGGGGCAGATCGTCGAGGCGGGGGAGGCGGCTGCGGTGCTGACTCGACCGCAGGATGGCTACACGCGCCAGCTGCTGGATGCCGCGCCGGGTCGGCATTGGGATTTCAAGCGGTTCAGGCCGGCGCAAGCGGCGTTGCAGTGA
- a CDS encoding ABC transporter permease — protein MSTSIHSIAGGAGAAPAIRKRPASALVRTLSTWPVMAALAVLGVIVLAAISANLLGLADPMAIDPMQRLKGFSAEHWFGTDAYGRDVLSRVVHGARISLMIGAGTAVAALIPGLALGVVAGYFRSADMVIMRVMDGIMSVPGILLAIALVAVTGASMLTVLIAIAVPEFPRVVRLVRGLILSLRDEPYVEAAISLGTPTHVLMRRHLVPNTVAPLIVQGTFIFASAMLSEAVMSFLGVGMPPEFPSWGNVIAEGRMYFQIKPELILLPGMFLALTVLSVNMLGDALRDALDPKMARRV, from the coding sequence ATGTCTACTTCCATACACTCGATCGCGGGTGGGGCCGGCGCTGCGCCCGCCATCCGCAAGCGACCCGCGTCCGCGCTGGTGCGCACGCTGTCCACGTGGCCGGTCATGGCGGCACTGGCTGTGCTTGGGGTCATCGTCCTGGCCGCGATCTCGGCCAATCTGCTGGGGCTGGCCGATCCCATGGCCATCGATCCCATGCAGCGCCTGAAGGGCTTTTCCGCCGAGCACTGGTTTGGCACCGATGCGTATGGCCGCGACGTGCTGTCGCGCGTGGTCCATGGCGCGCGCATTTCGTTGATGATCGGGGCGGGCACGGCCGTGGCCGCGTTGATACCCGGCTTGGCGCTGGGCGTGGTCGCGGGCTACTTTCGCTCGGCGGACATGGTCATCATGCGCGTCATGGACGGCATCATGTCCGTGCCCGGCATCCTGCTTGCCATCGCGCTGGTGGCGGTGACGGGCGCCAGTATGTTGACCGTGCTGATCGCCATTGCCGTGCCCGAGTTTCCGCGCGTGGTGCGCCTGGTACGCGGCCTGATCCTGAGCCTGCGCGACGAACCCTATGTGGAAGCCGCCATTTCGCTGGGCACGCCCACGCACGTGCTGATGCGGCGCCATCTGGTGCCCAACACGGTGGCGCCGCTGATCGTGCAGGGCACTTTCATCTTTGCATCCGCGATGCTGTCCGAGGCGGTCATGAGCTTTCTGGGCGTTGGTATGCCGCCCGAGTTTCCGTCCTGGGGCAACGTGATCGCCGAAGGCCGGATGTACTTCCAGATCAAGCCCGAGCTGATCCTGCTGCCGGGCATGTTCCTGGCGCTGACCGTGCTCAGCGTGAACATGCTGGGCGACGCCCTGCGCGACGCCCTTGATCCCAAGATGGCGCGAAGGGTCTGA
- a CDS encoding ABC transporter permease — translation MFSYLLRRILATVPVVLTVAVLVFCLLRLTPGDPALMLAGDAATETQLAQIREHMGLDRSLATQFLLWSGQVLQGDLGVSLHSGTPVTAMIGNRVGPSLALALSTILLSTLIAVPLGVFSAWRRGTRTDRAVMAFSVLGFSVPIFVTGYALILLFAMKLGWLPVQGYKSPSAGLVAFGMHLLLPTIALSTGFVALIARIARSSVLEVMGEDFIRTARAKGITERAVMMAHALRTAAVPIITVIGVSIALLISGVVVTESVFNLPGLGRLVVESVLARDYPLIQGLILLFSLVYIGVNLTIDVLYSVFDPRIRY, via the coding sequence ATGTTCAGCTACCTACTCAGGCGCATCCTGGCGACCGTTCCGGTGGTGCTGACGGTGGCCGTGCTGGTGTTTTGCCTGCTGCGGCTGACGCCGGGAGATCCGGCGCTGATGCTGGCGGGCGATGCGGCCACCGAGACGCAGCTGGCCCAGATTCGCGAGCACATGGGGCTGGACCGGTCGCTGGCCACCCAGTTCCTTCTGTGGAGCGGCCAGGTGCTGCAAGGCGATCTGGGCGTGTCGCTGCATTCGGGCACGCCCGTCACCGCGATGATCGGCAATCGCGTGGGGCCGTCGCTGGCGCTGGCGCTGTCGACCATCCTGCTGTCCACGCTGATCGCGGTGCCGCTGGGTGTGTTCTCGGCGTGGCGGCGCGGCACCCGGACTGACCGGGCGGTGATGGCGTTTTCGGTGCTGGGCTTTTCGGTGCCCATCTTCGTCACCGGCTATGCGCTGATCCTGTTGTTTGCCATGAAGTTGGGCTGGCTACCCGTGCAGGGCTATAAGTCGCCTTCGGCGGGTCTTGTTGCCTTCGGCATGCACCTGTTGCTGCCCACCATCGCGCTCAGCACGGGGTTTGTGGCCCTGATCGCGCGCATCGCCCGCAGCAGCGTGCTGGAGGTGATGGGTGAGGACTTCATCCGCACCGCGCGCGCCAAGGGCATCACCGAACGCGCCGTGATGATGGCGCACGCGCTGCGAACCGCAGCCGTGCCCATCATCACCGTGATCGGCGTGAGCATCGCGTTATTGATCAGCGGCGTGGTCGTCACGGAGTCGGTCTTCAACCTGCCCGGCCTGGGGCGGCTGGTGGTCGAGTCGGTGCTGGCGCGCGATTATCCGCTGATCCAAGGGCTGATCCTGCTGTTCTCGCTGGTCTACATCGGGGTGAACCTGACGATCGACGTCCTGTATTCGGTGTTCGATCCGCGCATCCGTTATTGA
- a CDS encoding ABC transporter substrate-binding protein, with amino-acid sequence MAYLNAERLEARYGLGRVGAAVACAAALAWAPAQAETLTVVMASKLTVLDPVLTASHQTRNHAYMIYDTLLATDANNKVQPQMADKWEISPDGKTYTFTLRDGLKWHDGTAVKAEDCVASIQRWAQSDKTGRQLMPLVASMDAIDDKTFKIVLTAPADVLSALGKPSGLPSFMMPKRVAQTPVAQAISDYTGSGPFKFVQKEFQPGVKTVYEKNTDYVPRKEAPSWTAGGKVVNVDRVEWVAMADPMTTVNALLGGEVDYIETVPFDLVPMVKGSPDLTLRVLDKMGYQPMYRFNQLNAPFDNKLVRQAAMYAVGQGDILKAQVGDPEFFKTCGAVFGCGLPYSSDTRADMIVPSNIEKAKALLKEAKYDGAPVVILHATDIAMASAIPVVMAQQLRQAGFNVQLQAMDFMTMLSRRANRDVPAKGGWSIFVTTWHVSEIMDPLRNYGVSANGEKAWFGWPTVPKVEALRDQFLVAATEPERKQIADQLQDVMLDEGVAVTLGQIETAAAYSKKLSGVLESPAPVFWNIKKASR; translated from the coding sequence ATGGCTTATCTGAATGCTGAAAGACTTGAAGCCCGCTATGGCCTGGGCCGCGTTGGCGCGGCAGTGGCTTGCGCCGCTGCCCTGGCCTGGGCGCCCGCGCAGGCGGAAACGCTGACTGTGGTGATGGCCAGCAAGCTGACGGTGCTGGACCCTGTGTTGACGGCGTCGCACCAGACGCGCAACCACGCCTACATGATCTACGACACGCTGCTGGCGACAGACGCGAACAACAAGGTCCAGCCACAGATGGCGGACAAGTGGGAGATCTCGCCGGACGGCAAGACCTACACCTTCACGTTGCGCGACGGGTTGAAATGGCACGATGGCACCGCCGTGAAGGCCGAGGATTGCGTGGCGTCGATCCAGCGCTGGGCGCAGTCGGACAAGACCGGTCGCCAGCTCATGCCGCTGGTTGCCTCGATGGACGCCATCGATGACAAGACTTTCAAGATCGTGCTGACGGCCCCTGCCGACGTGCTGTCGGCACTGGGCAAGCCCAGCGGCCTGCCCAGCTTCATGATGCCCAAGCGGGTCGCGCAAACGCCGGTGGCACAGGCCATCAGCGATTACACCGGATCCGGTCCCTTCAAGTTCGTGCAGAAGGAATTCCAGCCGGGCGTGAAGACGGTCTACGAAAAAAACACTGACTACGTGCCGCGCAAGGAAGCGCCCAGCTGGACGGCGGGCGGCAAGGTGGTCAATGTGGATCGCGTGGAATGGGTGGCGATGGCCGACCCGATGACGACTGTGAATGCCCTGCTGGGCGGAGAGGTCGATTACATCGAGACCGTGCCTTTCGACCTGGTGCCGATGGTGAAAGGTTCACCGGACCTGACGCTGCGTGTGCTGGACAAGATGGGCTACCAGCCCATGTACCGCTTTAACCAACTTAATGCGCCGTTCGACAACAAGCTGGTGCGCCAGGCGGCCATGTATGCGGTCGGCCAGGGTGACATCCTGAAGGCGCAAGTGGGCGACCCGGAATTCTTCAAGACTTGCGGCGCGGTGTTCGGCTGCGGCCTGCCGTATTCCAGCGATACGCGCGCCGACATGATCGTGCCGTCCAACATCGAGAAGGCGAAGGCGTTGCTGAAGGAGGCCAAGTACGACGGCGCGCCTGTCGTGATCCTGCATGCCACCGACATTGCCATGGCGTCCGCCATTCCCGTGGTGATGGCGCAGCAGCTGCGCCAGGCCGGCTTCAACGTGCAATTGCAGGCCATGGATTTCATGACCATGCTGTCGCGCCGCGCCAACCGCGACGTGCCCGCCAAGGGCGGCTGGAGCATTTTCGTGACCACGTGGCACGTCAGCGAAATCATGGACCCGCTGCGCAACTATGGCGTGTCCGCCAACGGCGAGAAGGCCTGGTTCGGCTGGCCGACCGTGCCTAAGGTCGAAGCGCTGCGTGACCAGTTCCTGGTGGCGGCGACGGAACCGGAACGCAAGCAGATCGCCGACCAATTGCAGGACGTGATGCTGGATGAAGGCGTGGCCGTCACACTGGGCCAGATCGAGACCGCCGCCGCTTACAGCAAGAAGCTGTCCGGCGTGTTGGAATCGCCCGCGCCGGTGTTCTGGAACATCAAGAAAGCCAGCCGGTAA
- a CDS encoding amidohydrolase family protein, translating to MKTTLIKNADVVVAWDASRQQHVYMKNADVAFEDGRITHVGAGAQAATPDAEIVSGNGMMVMPGLVDIHSHLVHEPINKGYTDETGSPGLYNSNLYEYMPTMEGDDEAAPAQLTLAAAELLMSGVTTVVDMSVAHEHWIDIMVQSGLRAYIAPMFRSARWYTRNGHVVEYDWNEKAGEAGMERALALIDKAEAHACGRLTGMLVPAQIDTCTPELLKASHQEAKRRGIGWQTHAAQSLPEFHEITRRHGLTPVQWLHSLGVLDPGSIVGHGIFVDDHPNTHWGTATDLSILSETGASVAHCPTVFMRRGMALRDFGRYRRAGINLGIGTDTYPHNMIEEMRHVGYLARLMAQTPRAVTTGEVFHAATVGGAKALGREDLGRIAVGARADLVMVDMTHYLMRPSRDPVRSLVYAAADRAVHTVYIDGRRVLHEGQVHTLDYRKAAEQVDEAQRRAEALVPSRDLVAGRSAQQMSPLSFDVV from the coding sequence TTGAAGACTACCCTGATCAAGAACGCCGACGTTGTGGTTGCCTGGGACGCCTCGCGCCAGCAGCACGTCTACATGAAGAACGCCGACGTGGCCTTTGAGGACGGCCGTATCACGCACGTCGGGGCGGGGGCGCAGGCGGCCACGCCGGATGCGGAAATCGTCAGCGGCAACGGCATGATGGTGATGCCGGGCCTGGTGGACATCCACAGCCATCTGGTGCATGAGCCCATCAACAAGGGCTACACGGACGAAACCGGGTCACCGGGCCTGTACAACTCGAATCTGTACGAGTACATGCCCACCATGGAAGGCGACGACGAAGCCGCACCCGCGCAGCTGACGCTGGCCGCCGCCGAACTGCTGATGTCAGGCGTGACGACCGTGGTGGACATGTCGGTGGCACACGAGCACTGGATCGACATCATGGTGCAAAGCGGCCTGCGGGCGTATATCGCGCCCATGTTCCGCTCGGCGCGTTGGTACACGCGCAACGGCCATGTGGTGGAGTACGACTGGAACGAGAAGGCCGGCGAGGCGGGCATGGAGCGCGCGCTGGCGTTGATCGATAAGGCCGAGGCGCACGCGTGCGGCCGCCTCACAGGCATGCTGGTGCCCGCGCAGATCGACACCTGCACGCCCGAACTGCTGAAGGCCAGTCATCAAGAGGCAAAGCGTCGCGGCATCGGCTGGCAGACTCATGCCGCGCAGTCGCTGCCGGAATTTCACGAAATCACGCGCCGCCATGGCCTCACACCGGTCCAGTGGCTGCATAGCCTGGGCGTGTTGGATCCGGGCAGCATCGTCGGCCACGGCATCTTCGTGGACGACCACCCGAATACGCACTGGGGTACGGCGACCGACCTGTCCATCCTGTCCGAGACGGGCGCCAGCGTGGCGCACTGCCCCACGGTATTCATGCGCCGGGGCATGGCGCTGCGCGACTTTGGACGCTATCGCCGCGCGGGCATCAACCTGGGCATCGGCACGGACACCTATCCGCACAACATGATCGAGGAAATGCGCCACGTGGGCTATCTGGCTCGCTTGATGGCGCAAACGCCGCGCGCGGTCACCACCGGCGAAGTGTTCCACGCCGCGACGGTCGGTGGCGCGAAGGCGCTGGGCCGCGAAGACCTGGGCCGCATCGCGGTGGGCGCGCGCGCCGACCTCGTGATGGTGGACATGACGCATTACCTGATGCGCCCGTCGCGCGATCCGGTACGCAGCCTGGTTTACGCCGCTGCGGACCGCGCTGTGCACACCGTGTATATCGACGGCCGCCGCGTGCTGCACGAGGGACAGGTGCATACGCTGGATTACCGCAAGGCCGCCGAGCAGGTAGACGAGGCGCAGCGTCGCGCCGAGGCGCTGGTGCCTTCGCGCGACCTGGTGGCCGGCCGCAGCGCGCAACAGATGTCGCCGCTGTCATTCGACGTCGTGTGA